In the Gemmatimonadota bacterium genome, one interval contains:
- a CDS encoding dicarboxylate/amino acid:cation symporter produces MLHILIALGLALGLGTGLLAAATGSELLMAIAAGSAPLGTAFMNAIRMVVIPLVMAVIFTGVAGLGDPRKLGRLGGFTLGFFWITVLPAIVIGMGTMWFGLRFAPDIAAPAVAAQETAELPSFVDFLVNLIPSNPFAAASAGQLLPLIVFTALFAAATGALSDEHRSTLVKLADAVSAALIKLVWWILWLAPIGVFGLAAPVTAQLGWGLVQSLAVFVVSVIVGLAIYITLLYLPLLYVVGGVSPVKFVTSAFGAASIAFSTTSTVAALPVTLDEAKSNLRVSDAVADLVLPLGASMYRAGSALFQGTAIVFLAHLYEVPFPLTAVGGAILATFLVSLTVAPVPSSGVMTLAPALDAVGIPLSGLAILLGIDRIPDMFRSTTNLLGQVTTSVLVDRWVGEGGGASTRRG; encoded by the coding sequence ATGCTCCATATCCTGATCGCTCTGGGCCTGGCTCTCGGACTCGGAACAGGCCTGCTCGCCGCGGCGACCGGTTCGGAACTCCTGATGGCGATCGCCGCCGGCTCGGCGCCGCTCGGCACCGCATTCATGAACGCGATCCGGATGGTCGTGATTCCGCTAGTGATGGCCGTCATCTTCACCGGCGTAGCGGGACTGGGAGATCCCCGAAAGTTGGGGAGGCTCGGCGGCTTCACGCTCGGTTTCTTTTGGATCACGGTCCTCCCGGCGATCGTGATCGGGATGGGGACCATGTGGTTTGGGCTCCGCTTCGCGCCAGACATAGCCGCACCCGCGGTGGCCGCGCAGGAAACGGCGGAGCTGCCGAGCTTCGTGGACTTCCTGGTGAACCTCATCCCCAGCAACCCCTTCGCGGCGGCGAGCGCCGGCCAACTGCTCCCGCTCATCGTCTTCACCGCGCTCTTCGCGGCAGCCACGGGCGCGTTGAGCGACGAGCATCGCAGTACGCTGGTGAAGCTTGCCGACGCCGTGAGCGCGGCGCTCATCAAGCTCGTGTGGTGGATCCTCTGGCTCGCCCCCATCGGGGTGTTCGGTCTGGCCGCCCCGGTGACCGCCCAGCTAGGGTGGGGCCTCGTGCAAAGCCTGGCGGTCTTCGTGGTGAGCGTGATCGTCGGCCTCGCGATCTACATCACGCTTCTGTATCTGCCCCTCCTATATGTCGTCGGAGGCGTCAGCCCTGTGAAGTTCGTGACGAGCGCGTTCGGCGCTGCGTCGATCGCGTTCTCGACCACGAGCACCGTCGCGGCGCTGCCGGTGACGCTCGACGAGGCCAAGAGCAACCTGAGAGTCTCGGATGCCGTGGCGGATCTCGTCCTTCCCTTGGGCGCGTCGATGTACCGGGCGGGAAGCGCGCTCTTCCAGGGGACGGCGATCGTCTTCCTAGCCCACCTCTACGAGGTGCCTTTCCCCCTGACCGCCGTGGGCGGTGCCATCCTGGCCACGTTCCTGGTTTCCTTGACCGTCGCGCCGGTACCCTCGTCCGGGGTGATGACCCTGGCACCCGCGCTCGACGCGGTGGGCATCCCGCTGTCGGGTCTGGCGATCCTGCTCGGCATCGATCGAATCCCCGACATGTTCAGGAGCACCACGAACCTCCTGGGTCAGGTCACGACGTCGGTGTTGGTGGACCGTTGGGTTGGAGAGGGCGGCGGAGCTTCCACACGCCGAGGGTGA